A section of the Rhipicephalus sanguineus isolate Rsan-2018 chromosome 11, BIME_Rsan_1.4, whole genome shotgun sequence genome encodes:
- the LOC119373727 gene encoding retinol dehydrogenase 11, translated as MDLFAQRISDPSQLDYCPVEDFVREVPEPRLAEVVAARLRDVSLYQLLGWATSLVLAVLALVCMVCKVYSRLTVGRCTSNKDLTGRTVIITGANTGIGKETAKELARRNARVIMACRNPEKAAAAAKEILDETGRQVVVRKLDLCSFKSIREFADDINNSEERLDVLINNAGIVPFPDRVETVDGFEQTLQTNHLGPFLLTNLLLGKLKASAPSRIITLSSLLHHFGRIDPGRLDYAEYRVPMQVYSDTKLANVLFTKELARRLLGTGVTANVLHPGAVQTDINSTYVGLMNITMNALFYFFGKTPQEGAQTSIYLTVSDEVAKVTGQYFMDCRRALPSKNAEDPTLARRLWEVSEKLTGLSI; from the exons ATGGATCTCTTTGCCCAGAGGATCAGTGATCCGTCGCAGCTGGACTACTGCCCCGTCGAAGACTTCGTTCGTGAG GTTCCGGAACCGCGACTGGCGGAGGTGGTGGCTGCTCGCCTCCGTGACGTCTCCCTGTACCAGCTGCTCGGCTGGGCCACCTCGCTCGTGCTTGCGGTGCTCGCTCTGGTGTGCATGGTGTGCAAGGTGTACAGTCGTCTCACGGTGGGCAGATGCACCTCCAACAAGGACTTGACCGGCCGCACGGTGATCATCACGGGCGCCAACACTG GCATCGGCAAGGAGACAGCCAAGGAGCTGGCACGGCGCAATGCCCGAGTCATCATGGCCTGCCGGAACCCGGAGAAGGCGGCAGCGGCTGCCAAGGAGATCCTGGACGAGACCGGCCGCCAGGTGGTTGTGCGCAAGCTGGACCTGTGCTCCTTCAAGTCGATACGCGAGTTCGCCGACGACATAAACAACAGCGAAGAACGCCTCGACGTGCTCATCAACAACGCCGGAATCGTCC CTTTTCCGGACCGAGTGGAAACGGTTGACGGATTCGAGCAAACTCTGCAGACGAACCATTTGGGACCCTTCCTACTTACGAACTTACTTCTCG GCAAGCTAAAGGCCAGTGCTCCTAGCCGCATCATCACGCTGTCGTCGCTCCTGCACCACTTTGGCCGCATCGACCCCGGCCGCCTGGACTACGCCGAGTACCGGGTGCCCATGCAGGTGTACAGCGACACCAAGCTGGCTAACGTGCTCTTCACCAAGGAGCTGGCCCGGAGGCTTCTCGGAACCG GCGTGACAGCCAACGTTCTTCATCCTGGCGCGGTGCAGACGGACATCAACAGCACCTACGTCGGCCTCATGAACATCACGATGAACGCTCTGTTCTACTTCTTTGGCAAG ACACCTCAGGAAGGTGCGCAGACTTCCATATATCTCACCGTCTCTGACGAAGTCGCCAAGGTGACCGGCCAGTACTTCATGGACTGCCGGCGAGCCCTGCCCAGCAAGAACGCCGAAGATCCGACACTCGCCAGGAGACTCTGGGAAGTCAGCGAAAAACTCACCGGCCTCAGTATATGA